One genomic window of Azospirillum thermophilum includes the following:
- a CDS encoding response regulator transcription factor, protein MRADAARTATAPAVYVVDDDPAMLHSLAWLLGSVGQEVTAFASAEEFLRAADLGRPGCVVTDVRMPGMSGLELQEALTRAGSVLSVIVITGHGDVPMAVRALRSGAVDFIEKPLNDQLLLDRVHEALQKSARVWAVGARKAELRDRLARLTPRERQVASLVAAGKPSKVVALEVNLSPKTVEAYRHNIMEKLEIASVADLTRLLLEAE, encoded by the coding sequence ATGCGGGCTGACGCCGCAAGGACCGCGACGGCACCGGCCGTCTATGTGGTGGACGACGATCCGGCCATGCTGCATTCGCTCGCCTGGCTGCTCGGCTCGGTCGGGCAGGAGGTGACGGCCTTCGCTTCCGCCGAGGAGTTCCTGCGCGCCGCCGACCTCGGCCGGCCCGGCTGCGTGGTGACCGACGTCCGCATGCCCGGCATGAGCGGCCTGGAACTGCAGGAGGCGCTGACCCGCGCCGGCTCGGTCCTGTCGGTCATCGTCATCACCGGCCATGGCGACGTGCCGATGGCCGTGCGCGCGCTGCGCAGCGGGGCGGTGGACTTCATCGAGAAGCCGCTGAACGACCAGCTCCTGCTCGACCGCGTGCACGAGGCGCTGCAGAAGTCGGCCCGTGTATGGGCGGTCGGGGCGCGCAAGGCGGAGCTGCGCGACCGGCTGGCCCGGCTGACCCCGCGCGAGCGGCAGGTCGCCTCGCTGGTCGCCGCCGGCAAGCCGAGCAAGGTGGTGGCGCTGGAGGTGAACCTCAGCCCCAAGACGGTGGAGGCCTACCGCCACAACATCATGGAGAAGCTGGAGATCGCCTCGGTCGCCGACCTCACCCGGCTGCTGCTGGAGGCCGAATAG
- the trxC gene encoding thioredoxin TrxC produces MTESLHVACPACDTINRMPVSRLGQPGKCGKCGSALFQGHPVALDSRRFAAHAERSDLPVLIDFWAAWCGPCRMMAPVFEQAAGRLEPHVRLAKVDTEAAPDLAARFGISSIPSLVLVHRGREIARTAGAMPLPSLLAWVRQHLAMA; encoded by the coding sequence ATGACCGAGAGCCTTCATGTCGCGTGTCCGGCCTGCGACACCATCAACCGGATGCCGGTCAGCCGCCTGGGTCAGCCGGGCAAGTGCGGAAAGTGCGGCAGCGCGCTGTTCCAGGGCCATCCGGTGGCGCTCGACTCCCGCCGCTTCGCCGCCCATGCGGAGCGCAGCGACCTGCCTGTGCTGATCGATTTCTGGGCCGCCTGGTGCGGCCCCTGCCGGATGATGGCGCCGGTCTTCGAACAGGCGGCCGGCCGGCTGGAGCCGCATGTCCGCCTCGCCAAGGTGGATACGGAGGCGGCCCCCGACCTCGCCGCCCGCTTCGGCATCAGCAGCATCCCCTCGCTGGTGCTGGTCCACCGTGGGCGGGAGATCGCGCGGACGGCCGGCGCGATGCCGCTGCCGTCGCTGCTCGCCTGGGTGCGCCAGCATCTCGCCATGGCGTGA